One region of Bacillus zhangzhouensis genomic DNA includes:
- a CDS encoding amino acid permease yields MRHILRKKHIHDLLEQSRKQKVKKTLGGLDLTLLGIGAVIGTGVMVLTGITAAKDAGPAVIFSFAIAAIVCSLAALCYAEMASALPVFGSAYIYSYTTMGELIGHLMGWTLLSVYMLTASAVASGWSSYFNSLLEGFGISIPHQFLAGPEQGGYMNLPAIIIALLIAWILSRGTKESKKFNNIMVFVKLGIIVLFIVVGGFYVQPANWQPFMPFGAEGVIAGAAAVFFAFLGFDAISASAEEVKNPQRNLPIGIIGSLLICTIIYIVVCLVMTGMVHYTKLNVTEAMSYVLQSVHQNSVAGIISVGAVIGLMAVIFANNYAATRIAYAMGRDGLLPKVFSKTNKSDTPVASIWMIGGMTAVIAGFIDLKDLSNLANIGALLTFAMVSLSVLILRKTHQQLERGFRVPFVPVLPIISMGCCLFLMLNLPGRTWLYFGVWLLIGVVMYASYSNKHSELAKSS; encoded by the coding sequence TTGCGACATATTCTTCGTAAGAAACACATTCACGATTTGTTAGAACAGAGCAGAAAGCAAAAGGTAAAGAAAACGCTGGGCGGGCTCGATCTCACGCTTCTTGGTATAGGAGCAGTGATTGGCACGGGGGTTATGGTGTTAACTGGAATTACAGCAGCTAAGGATGCAGGACCGGCTGTCATTTTCTCCTTTGCGATTGCAGCCATTGTGTGCAGTTTGGCAGCACTTTGTTATGCAGAAATGGCTTCAGCGCTTCCTGTATTCGGCAGTGCATACATTTATTCATATACGACCATGGGCGAGCTTATAGGCCATCTAATGGGATGGACCTTATTATCTGTTTATATGCTGACTGCTTCAGCTGTCGCCAGTGGCTGGTCGAGTTATTTCAACAGCCTGCTCGAGGGATTTGGCATTTCTATTCCGCATCAATTCTTAGCGGGGCCGGAGCAAGGCGGATATATGAATCTGCCGGCGATTATCATTGCTTTACTGATTGCGTGGATCTTATCTAGAGGAACGAAGGAAAGTAAAAAATTTAATAATATTATGGTGTTTGTGAAACTTGGTATTATTGTTCTTTTTATTGTAGTAGGCGGCTTTTATGTACAGCCAGCCAATTGGCAGCCGTTTATGCCATTTGGTGCAGAAGGTGTCATTGCCGGTGCTGCTGCTGTGTTTTTTGCCTTTTTAGGATTTGATGCGATTTCTGCTTCAGCAGAAGAGGTGAAAAATCCGCAGCGGAACCTGCCAATTGGGATCATAGGTTCATTACTTATTTGTACAATCATTTACATTGTCGTTTGTTTGGTCATGACAGGCATGGTGCACTATACAAAGCTGAATGTCACAGAGGCGATGTCCTATGTCCTGCAAAGTGTACATCAAAATAGCGTGGCTGGTATTATTTCTGTGGGGGCAGTCATTGGATTAATGGCTGTGATTTTTGCCAATAATTATGCGGCAACTCGAATTGCCTATGCGATGGGCCGAGACGGACTTTTGCCTAAAGTGTTTTCAAAAACAAACAAAAGCGATACGCCTGTTGCTAGTATATGGATGATTGGCGGAATGACAGCTGTTATTGCAGGCTTTATTGATTTGAAGGATCTGTCAAACTTAGCGAATATCGGTGCGTTATTAACGTTTGCAATGGTCAGTTTATCTGTGCTTATTTTGAGAAAGACACATCAGCAGCTTGAGAGGGGATTCAGGGTTCCTTTTGTGCCTGTTTTACCGATTATCTCAATGGGCTGCTGCTTGTTCCTTATGCTCAACTTACCAGGCCGGACATGGCTTTACTTTGGGGTTTGGCTGTTAATCGGTGTCGTCATGTACGCATCGTATTCAAACAAGCACAGTGAATTAGCGAAATCTTCATGA
- a CDS encoding VOC family protein, which translates to MISVSPYIVVEDVKESLQYYQGIFGGDIHILNEHQDRVLHAELHLGESLLHFSDTFGRTPKPENLRLIMQFDNEEELKAVYEALEADGDVLIELQDTFFGALHGQVQDRKNGLIWVLNYMK; encoded by the coding sequence ATGATTAGTGTTAGTCCTTATATTGTTGTAGAAGATGTGAAAGAATCTCTTCAATATTATCAAGGAATTTTTGGTGGGGATATTCATATCTTAAATGAACATCAAGACCGTGTCCTGCATGCTGAATTGCATCTTGGGGAATCACTGCTTCATTTCTCAGATACGTTTGGACGCACACCAAAGCCAGAGAATCTCAGATTGATCATGCAGTTTGACAATGAAGAAGAACTAAAGGCTGTCTATGAAGCGCTGGAAGCTGATGGAGATGTACTGATCGAATTACAGGATACCTTCTTTGGCGCACTTCACGGACAAGTACAAGACCGGAAAAATGGGTTGATCTGGGTTCTGAATTATATGAAATAG
- a CDS encoding alpha/beta hydrolase: MEQIEFQSIQTNGVTLHTAMAGPENGPLLVLLHGFPEFWYGWKNQIIPLAEAGYRVVVPDQRGYHLSDKPERVESYVLDQLRDDIVGLIKTLSPNQKAIVGGHDWGGAVAWHLASTRSQYVEKLIIVNMPHPRVMMKVFPFYPPQWKKSSYIAFFQLPNVPEAALQENHFQKLDEAIGLSARPHLFTKEDVSTYKLAWTQPGALTSMLNWYRAIKKGGFEKPISKRILVPVRMIWGMEDKFLSRKLAKETIKICPNGQLIFVDNASHWINHEKPELVNKLILEFLT; encoded by the coding sequence ATGGAACAAATTGAGTTTCAATCAATCCAAACAAATGGTGTAACACTTCATACAGCAATGGCCGGACCGGAAAATGGCCCGCTGCTCGTGCTGCTTCACGGGTTTCCTGAGTTTTGGTACGGCTGGAAAAATCAAATCATCCCCTTGGCTGAGGCAGGCTATCGTGTTGTCGTTCCTGATCAAAGAGGGTACCATCTAAGTGACAAACCAGAAAGAGTCGAATCCTACGTATTAGATCAACTGAGAGATGATATTGTGGGTTTGATCAAGACGCTGAGCCCGAACCAAAAGGCGATTGTCGGCGGACATGACTGGGGCGGAGCTGTTGCTTGGCATTTGGCTTCAACCCGATCTCAATATGTAGAGAAATTAATCATTGTCAACATGCCGCATCCGCGGGTGATGATGAAGGTTTTTCCTTTTTATCCGCCGCAGTGGAAGAAAAGCTCCTATATCGCTTTTTTTCAGCTTCCGAATGTTCCAGAGGCAGCACTTCAAGAAAATCACTTTCAGAAGCTGGATGAAGCCATTGGGCTGTCTGCAAGACCACATTTGTTCACGAAGGAAGATGTCTCGACCTACAAGCTCGCTTGGACACAGCCGGGCGCCTTGACCTCAATGCTGAATTGGTACCGAGCCATCAAAAAAGGCGGCTTTGAAAAGCCAATTTCCAAACGAATTCTCGTTCCTGTTCGCATGATCTGGGGGATGGAGGACAAATTTTTAAGCAGAAAGCTGGCGAAGGAAACGATTAAGATTTGTCCAAATGGCCAGCTGATCTTTGTCGATAATGCCTCTCATTGGATTAATCATGAAAAACCAGAATTGGTCAACAAGCTCATACTTGAATTTTTGACATAA
- a CDS encoding alanine:cation symporter family protein: MNEKALLSYLTHTNDFIWTYILIALLLGVGVYFTYRTRFLQVRMMKEMVRVLKEGRKEKEGISPFQAFAISMAARVGTGNITGIAIAIAIGGPGAIFWMWIVAIIGSASSFVESTLAQVYKVKDKTGFRGGPAYYMEKGLNKRWMGILFAILITISFGIVFNAVQSNTITVAFQNSFGLDRLTVGIVMAVIFAAIIFKGIQAIAKASEYIVVVLAVAYIGIAFFVIVTNITELPGVISTIVKHAFGFEQFAGGTLGGALLQGIKRGLFSNEAGMGSAPNAAATAVTSHPVKQGLIQAFGVLTDTLIICTSTAFLVLFSDAYKTTNLQGIELTQASLSQHVGPWASGLLAIMIFLFAFSTLIGNYYYGETNIEFLGANKIWLNIYRIAVIGMVLFGAVATVPLVWGLADLFMGLMVIVNLIAITMLSKVAFAALKDYTRQKKEGKNPVFYKNAVPNNEKIECWDDEPAALKKNQIG, from the coding sequence ATGAACGAAAAAGCTTTGCTATCTTATTTAACACATACAAATGATTTTATTTGGACTTATATTTTGATAGCTCTGTTACTTGGTGTTGGGGTGTACTTCACATATAGAACACGCTTCCTGCAAGTGAGAATGATGAAAGAAATGGTGCGTGTCCTGAAAGAAGGAAGAAAAGAAAAAGAGGGAATATCACCGTTCCAAGCATTTGCTATCAGTATGGCAGCGCGTGTAGGGACAGGGAATATCACAGGGATTGCCATTGCTATTGCCATTGGTGGCCCTGGTGCAATCTTTTGGATGTGGATCGTAGCAATTATCGGGTCTGCTTCAAGTTTCGTTGAAAGTACACTAGCTCAAGTATATAAAGTAAAAGACAAAACAGGCTTCCGCGGTGGACCTGCTTATTACATGGAAAAAGGGTTAAACAAGCGCTGGATGGGGATTTTATTTGCGATCCTGATTACGATTTCTTTTGGAATCGTCTTTAACGCGGTTCAATCAAATACGATCACGGTCGCTTTTCAAAACTCCTTTGGTTTAGACCGTTTAACAGTCGGTATTGTGATGGCTGTCATTTTTGCAGCAATCATTTTCAAAGGCATTCAAGCGATCGCAAAGGCTTCTGAATACATTGTCGTTGTGCTTGCGGTCGCTTACATCGGAATTGCGTTCTTTGTCATTGTCACAAATATCACAGAACTTCCTGGTGTCATCAGCACGATTGTGAAACACGCCTTCGGGTTTGAACAGTTCGCCGGCGGTACACTAGGCGGTGCATTATTACAAGGGATTAAACGCGGTCTCTTCTCGAATGAAGCTGGTATGGGTAGTGCACCTAACGCAGCAGCAACGGCTGTAACGAGCCACCCTGTTAAACAAGGATTAATCCAAGCATTCGGCGTATTAACAGATACGTTAATTATTTGTACGAGTACAGCCTTTCTTGTCCTATTCTCTGATGCGTATAAAACAACGAATCTGCAAGGAATTGAATTAACGCAGGCTTCGCTCAGCCAGCACGTTGGGCCATGGGCATCTGGCTTACTCGCCATCATGATTTTCCTATTCGCGTTCAGTACATTGATCGGTAACTATTACTATGGGGAAACGAACATTGAATTTCTTGGAGCGAACAAAATTTGGCTTAACATTTATCGAATTGCCGTTATTGGAATGGTTCTATTCGGTGCGGTTGCCACTGTTCCGCTCGTTTGGGGTCTAGCTGATCTCTTTATGGGACTCATGGTAATTGTTAACCTTATCGCCATTACCATGCTGTCTAAGGTCGCCTTCGCAGCATTGAAAGATTACACGAGACAGAAAAAAGAAGGCAAAAATCCTGTTTTCTATAAAAATGCCGTTCCAAACAATGAGAAAATTGAATGCTGGGACGACGAACCTGCTGCATTGAAAAAGAATCAAATCGGCTAA
- a CDS encoding glutaminase, whose product MKTAISNNTQHACQSSVDQWAEEIRPYYKNGQNAGYIPALGKVDSSQLGISVIGPDGSSVRYGDWDVPFTLQSISKVISFIAACLGRGVPYVLDRVDVEPTGDAFNSIYRLEMHKPGKPFNPMINAGAITISSILPGKTSTEKLAYIFDLIENLIGKRPSVNEEVYQSEWATAHRNRALAYYLKETNYLESDVEETLEVYLKQCSIEVTTEDIALIGLIISSDGYHPFKQVQVIPKDIARLTKALMLTCGMYNASGNFAAFVGVPAKSGVSGGIMACVPPSARREFPFQTGCGIGIYGPAIDDCGNSITGVMMLKKLAKEWDLSIF is encoded by the coding sequence ATGAAAACAGCAATTTCTAATAATACACAACACGCATGCCAGTCTTCTGTTGATCAATGGGCAGAAGAAATACGTCCGTATTACAAAAACGGGCAGAATGCTGGCTACATTCCAGCACTCGGAAAAGTGGATTCCTCTCAACTTGGTATCAGCGTGATAGGCCCAGATGGATCATCTGTACGATATGGTGATTGGGACGTTCCCTTTACCCTGCAAAGTATCTCAAAAGTCATCAGCTTTATAGCTGCCTGTTTAGGAAGAGGCGTACCTTACGTCTTGGATCGGGTAGATGTAGAGCCAACTGGTGATGCATTTAATTCCATCTATCGTCTTGAGATGCATAAACCAGGGAAGCCCTTTAATCCAATGATTAATGCTGGAGCTATTACCATATCCTCCATCCTTCCCGGAAAGACTTCTACAGAAAAGCTAGCATATATTTTCGATTTAATCGAAAACTTAATAGGTAAGCGTCCTTCTGTTAATGAAGAGGTTTATCAATCAGAATGGGCAACTGCGCATCGAAATCGGGCACTTGCTTATTATTTGAAAGAAACCAATTACTTAGAGTCAGATGTCGAAGAGACACTAGAAGTGTATTTAAAGCAATGTTCCATTGAGGTCACAACAGAGGACATCGCCTTGATTGGACTGATTATTTCAAGTGATGGCTACCATCCCTTTAAACAAGTCCAAGTCATCCCGAAAGATATCGCAAGACTAACAAAGGCATTGATGCTGACATGCGGCATGTATAATGCATCTGGTAATTTTGCTGCTTTCGTAGGTGTACCAGCCAAGAGTGGTGTGTCTGGAGGAATTATGGCTTGCGTTCCGCCAAGCGCAAGAAGAGAATTCCCTTTTCAGACAGGCTGTGGAATCGGTATTTATGGTCCAGCCATTGACGATTGTGGAAATAGCATTACCGGTGTCATGATGCTGAAAAAGCTCGCTAAAGAGTGGGATCTCAGTATTTTTTAA
- a CDS encoding sensor histidine kinase, with protein sequence MMVIVPLAGELKFYPVNETFRISFGAPAFFFCLLLLRKSRPLLPGFLTGAAIVLFRVGLDLIQRNADLASSFYQQFPSFFFYFTYAFLFFAVRTGRFKQRSIFIGIIGLMIELFADFVELFVQFLVFDTTMTFSKLSDIFLIAFAHSFVVISFFNMMKLYEAQSREKQIMKQNEHMMMVISNLYEETVHLKKTLKHTEHITQESYRLYRLLHEHEAGKKVSQDLLKLAGEIHEVKKDNQRIYAGLSKLISKENMQDYMKAEELVQIVIRIQEKYAASLGKKITFTSAIRGIHLHDYHVFIFLSLINNLMANAVEAIKDIGMISLELKGSHDKIEIRIEDDGPGIPKKMREIVFDPGYTSKFDAFGTPSTGIGLSYVRELVQELGGHIQIEQKETKGTVFLLVLPIQNLIQRG encoded by the coding sequence ATGATGGTGATTGTGCCGCTTGCAGGAGAGCTGAAGTTTTATCCTGTGAATGAGACGTTTCGCATCAGCTTTGGCGCACCTGCGTTTTTCTTTTGTTTATTACTCTTAAGAAAATCTAGACCGCTATTGCCGGGATTTTTAACAGGTGCAGCCATTGTGCTTTTTCGGGTAGGATTAGATTTGATTCAGAGGAATGCTGATCTGGCTTCATCATTTTATCAGCAATTCCCAAGCTTCTTTTTCTATTTCACTTATGCTTTCCTGTTTTTTGCCGTCCGTACGGGACGCTTTAAACAGCGCTCTATTTTCATTGGGATTATCGGTCTGATGATCGAATTATTTGCTGATTTTGTCGAGCTGTTTGTACAATTTTTAGTGTTTGATACAACGATGACCTTTTCAAAGCTGAGTGATATATTCCTCATTGCGTTTGCTCACAGCTTTGTGGTGATCAGTTTTTTTAATATGATGAAGCTGTATGAGGCTCAATCAAGAGAGAAGCAGATCATGAAACAAAATGAACATATGATGATGGTCATTTCGAATTTATATGAAGAAACGGTGCACTTAAAGAAAACGTTAAAACATACAGAGCATATTACGCAGGAATCATACCGGCTTTATCGTTTGCTGCATGAACACGAAGCAGGGAAAAAAGTGAGTCAGGATCTGTTAAAGCTCGCAGGAGAAATTCATGAAGTGAAAAAGGACAATCAGCGTATTTATGCCGGGCTTTCAAAGCTGATTTCGAAGGAAAATATGCAAGACTATATGAAGGCGGAAGAACTCGTTCAAATTGTGATCAGGATTCAAGAGAAGTATGCTGCATCTCTTGGGAAAAAGATCACCTTTACATCTGCTATAAGGGGCATTCATCTGCATGATTATCATGTGTTTATTTTCTTATCGCTGATTAATAATTTAATGGCCAATGCAGTCGAAGCAATAAAGGATATCGGGATGATCTCACTCGAATTGAAAGGAAGTCATGATAAAATAGAGATTCGGATCGAAGATGATGGACCGGGGATTCCTAAAAAAATGAGAGAGATTGTGTTTGATCCAGGCTATACCTCCAAATTTGATGCATTTGGAACACCTTCCACTGGAATTGGCTTATCCTATGTGAGAGAGCTGGTTCAAGAGCTAGGCGGTCACATTCAAATCGAACAAAAAGAAACAAAAGGTACAGTTTTTCTGCTTGTCCTTCCTATACAAAATCTAATACAGAGAGGGTGA
- a CDS encoding response regulator has protein sequence MRFFIADDDRAIRSILGQIIEDEDLGEVIDEADDGVGLEAYSLNLKKVDILLIDLLMPARDGIQTIRHIHPEFKGKVIMISQVEAKEMMAEAYELGIEYYIHKPVNRIEIVSVIRKVMERIKLEKSIYDIQASLRHVLPLEPVISQGAGAGAKRRTMKEAGEFLLSELGIVGESGSKDLLEILIYLHETQSANSHEVNFPPLKQLFIKTAERKLDHGATDVEVMREVKAAEQRIRRAIHHSLNHFASLGLTDFSNPKFEHYASKFFDFTDVSQRMKEMQKTSSPAGSTGRVNTKKFIQIFYFEAKQLFEGMS, from the coding sequence ATGCGATTCTTCATTGCAGATGATGATCGTGCAATACGCTCGATTTTAGGTCAAATCATTGAGGATGAGGATTTGGGAGAGGTCATAGATGAAGCCGATGACGGAGTTGGATTAGAGGCGTATTCACTGAACCTAAAGAAAGTAGACATCCTTTTGATTGATCTTTTAATGCCTGCTAGAGATGGCATTCAAACCATTCGCCATATTCACCCTGAATTCAAAGGCAAGGTCATTATGATTTCCCAAGTAGAGGCGAAAGAGATGATGGCAGAAGCCTATGAACTAGGGATTGAATATTATATCCATAAGCCTGTCAACCGCATTGAAATCGTCAGTGTGATTCGAAAAGTCATGGAGCGTATCAAACTGGAAAAATCGATTTACGATATACAAGCCTCCCTTCGCCACGTGCTGCCATTAGAGCCTGTGATTTCTCAAGGTGCGGGCGCTGGAGCGAAGAGGAGAACGATGAAAGAGGCTGGGGAATTCCTCCTATCCGAGCTGGGAATTGTCGGCGAGAGCGGCTCTAAGGATTTATTGGAGATACTCATCTACTTACATGAAACTCAGTCAGCCAATTCTCATGAGGTCAATTTCCCGCCGCTAAAACAGCTGTTTATCAAAACAGCAGAAAGAAAGCTGGATCATGGTGCAACCGATGTAGAAGTGATGCGGGAAGTGAAAGCGGCGGAGCAGCGGATTAGACGAGCTATTCATCATTCCTTGAATCATTTTGCCTCACTAGGATTAACAGATTTCTCAAATCCTAAATTTGAGCACTACGCATCGAAGTTTTTCGATTTTACCGATGTCAGTCAAAGAATGAAAGAAATGCAGAAGACATCTTCTCCAGCAGGATCGACGGGCAGAGTCAATACAAAGAAATTCATTCAAATCTTTTATTTTGAGGCAAAGCAGCTATTCGAAGGAATGAGCTGA
- a CDS encoding SEC-C metal-binding domain-containing protein, which yields MGKIKRNALCPCGSGKKYKHCCGQKSGGEQTSELVFKEAVQVQKNLMNYAFSKHQRAINQFINEFSFLADMDKETQQISVFHLSVWGIFFRPLTDQKETIFQEFLTKKAEDITRPKTRQTVQSWTDIEPSLLLLNEKTDESLYFENMITAEKVEVDVKPDQTVLPEKGSLVLGFPVQFEEKAEFFIQYTMFAKEFTDTLLLQVRKLVDAYEANGGARSTFMRESLPDVLKCMFAKQEVKESETPAQTESDEGLSAGRMDWANDVQLETAKLIEEGMKEHGDQSLTDGALTVWKAYCDQKSPVIRKAASFAAGIEYYIHSLASDAPLSQAQVAKKYGISASTVSSRFKDIEKAVKEEQEATV from the coding sequence TTGGGAAAAATTAAACGAAATGCGCTTTGCCCATGCGGAAGCGGAAAAAAATATAAACATTGCTGTGGTCAAAAATCAGGCGGAGAACAAACGTCTGAGCTTGTGTTTAAGGAAGCTGTACAAGTTCAAAAAAATTTAATGAATTATGCTTTTTCTAAACATCAGAGAGCGATCAATCAATTCATTAATGAGTTTTCTTTCCTTGCAGATATGGATAAAGAAACGCAGCAAATCTCAGTTTTCCATTTGAGTGTATGGGGCATCTTCTTCCGTCCCTTAACTGATCAGAAAGAGACCATTTTCCAAGAATTCCTGACAAAGAAAGCAGAGGATATTACCCGTCCGAAAACAAGACAAACGGTCCAATCTTGGACAGACATTGAGCCATCTTTGCTTTTATTAAATGAAAAAACGGACGAGTCTCTTTATTTTGAGAATATGATAACAGCGGAGAAGGTTGAAGTAGATGTAAAACCCGATCAAACGGTACTGCCTGAGAAAGGAAGTCTCGTGCTTGGTTTTCCTGTTCAATTTGAAGAAAAGGCAGAGTTTTTCATTCAATATACGATGTTTGCGAAGGAGTTTACAGATACTCTTCTTCTTCAGGTTCGCAAGCTTGTTGACGCATATGAAGCAAATGGAGGGGCGCGCAGCACATTTATGAGAGAATCATTGCCTGATGTGCTGAAGTGTATGTTTGCGAAGCAAGAAGTAAAAGAATCAGAAACACCTGCTCAAACAGAAAGCGATGAAGGTCTATCAGCAGGTCGTATGGACTGGGCAAATGATGTTCAGCTGGAAACAGCTAAGCTGATTGAAGAAGGAATGAAGGAGCACGGTGATCAGAGCCTGACAGATGGTGCTTTAACGGTTTGGAAAGCCTACTGTGATCAGAAATCACCTGTGATCCGTAAAGCAGCGTCATTTGCTGCGGGAATTGAGTACTATATTCATTCACTTGCAAGCGATGCCCCGCTTTCTCAAGCACAAGTAGCGAAGAAGTATGGCATTAGTGCGTCTACTGTATCGAGCCGTTTTAAAGATATTGAAAAAGCGGTGAAAGAAGAGCAAGAGGCGACAGTATAA
- a CDS encoding aldo/keto reductase, with product MKKVTLGRTDLQVNPIGLGTNAVGGHNLFPNLSEDAGRKLVETALDQGVNFLDSAFIYGLGRSEELIGEIIAKRGGREKLVLATKGAHKEVNGQIELDNSRDFLREQVENSLKRLQTDYIDLYYVHFPDGRTPLEEVAGTLKELKDEGKIRAVGASNLDFEQLQAFNRDGYLDVLQSEYSLLKRQAEQDLLPYCVEHGISFIPYFPLASGLLTGKFTKDATFDDIRAKDPLFQGDTFLSNLEKVDKLKAIAQSKNAETAHVALAWLLAQDGIDAIIPGAKRADQVLQNLKTNDVQLTEEEIHQIDKIFS from the coding sequence TTGAAAAAGGTAACGCTTGGACGGACTGATTTACAGGTGAATCCGATAGGGCTTGGTACGAATGCAGTAGGCGGGCATAATTTATTCCCGAATCTAAGTGAGGATGCTGGACGAAAGCTTGTGGAGACGGCTCTTGATCAAGGTGTCAATTTCTTAGATTCTGCTTTTATTTATGGGCTCGGCCGTTCAGAGGAATTAATCGGTGAGATCATTGCTAAAAGAGGCGGCAGAGAAAAGCTTGTCCTTGCGACCAAAGGGGCTCATAAGGAAGTAAACGGGCAAATTGAACTTGATAACAGCCGTGATTTTCTAAGAGAGCAGGTCGAAAATAGCCTGAAACGACTGCAAACAGATTATATTGACTTGTACTATGTGCATTTCCCGGATGGACGCACGCCGCTCGAAGAAGTAGCAGGCACATTAAAGGAATTGAAGGACGAAGGGAAAATCAGGGCGGTCGGTGCATCAAACCTTGATTTCGAACAGCTTCAAGCTTTTAACCGAGATGGCTACTTAGACGTGCTTCAGTCGGAGTATTCTCTACTGAAACGTCAGGCAGAGCAGGATCTTCTGCCATACTGCGTCGAGCATGGTATCTCCTTTATTCCTTATTTTCCATTGGCATCAGGCTTGTTGACTGGGAAATTTACAAAGGATGCAACATTTGATGATATTCGAGCAAAGGATCCGCTTTTCCAAGGCGATACATTCCTTTCAAATCTCGAAAAAGTAGACAAGCTGAAGGCCATTGCTCAATCAAAGAATGCAGAAACAGCACACGTTGCACTCGCTTGGCTCTTAGCGCAGGATGGCATTGATGCTATTATTCCAGGGGCAAAACGAGCAGACCAAGTACTGCAAAATCTAAAAACAAACGATGTTCAATTAACAGAAGAGGAAATCCATCAAATTGATAAGATCTTTTCTTAA
- a CDS encoding DUF4352 domain-containing protein, with amino-acid sequence MFKKKLSLFLLILCVTVVAAACSGGKDKTAAKENDTKKSLDAAEVKVESAEYTLPPQYDTSVQDDQYVLKVNVSVKNISKEPLNVDKSNFTLYQDDAQVSTITPDDYNEVLSSSSLNADKVTKGGLFFVVDKAKDYQLVYTEPGSGSKKDNKTLEFDIKGKDLMKKADTLQASAKALSSYIDVMIFGKKNDDFEKLTGDNKSTVVNEFDQSFKQGYITSSGISSSSAKDENLDKLLKAVKETLAEKSKVSTKTKAISGDKAVVTVTVTPIDASPLVDRLKEKATEFYSKNRSASYDEAQKYLLSIYPDEFKKLGPSSSEETVEVNMKKNDIDQWKLDLNDYKTSSLVEKFIKN; translated from the coding sequence ATGTTTAAAAAGAAATTATCCCTGTTTCTTCTGATCTTGTGTGTAACTGTTGTCGCTGCTGCTTGTAGTGGTGGTAAAGACAAAACAGCTGCGAAAGAAAATGATACAAAAAAATCTCTTGACGCCGCAGAGGTAAAGGTAGAAAGCGCTGAGTACACATTACCACCTCAATACGATACATCTGTACAGGATGATCAGTATGTACTAAAAGTGAATGTATCTGTAAAAAATATCAGCAAAGAGCCTCTCAATGTTGATAAAAGCAATTTTACACTTTACCAAGATGACGCACAGGTATCTACAATCACTCCAGATGACTACAATGAAGTATTATCTTCAAGCTCTTTAAATGCAGACAAAGTAACAAAAGGCGGTCTTTTCTTTGTTGTTGACAAAGCCAAAGACTATCAGCTTGTTTACACAGAGCCAGGCAGTGGTTCGAAAAAAGATAACAAAACACTAGAATTCGATATCAAAGGAAAAGACTTAATGAAAAAAGCAGATACACTACAGGCATCTGCAAAAGCTCTTTCTTCTTATATTGATGTTATGATTTTTGGTAAGAAAAACGACGATTTCGAAAAATTAACGGGTGATAACAAATCAACTGTTGTGAATGAATTTGATCAATCATTCAAACAAGGCTATATCACTTCTTCAGGTATTTCTTCTAGCTCAGCGAAGGACGAAAACCTTGATAAGCTTTTAAAAGCAGTAAAAGAAACATTAGCTGAAAAATCAAAAGTATCAACAAAAACAAAAGCCATCAGTGGTGATAAAGCTGTCGTGACTGTGACTGTTACACCAATTGATGCAAGCCCGCTTGTCGATCGTTTGAAAGAGAAAGCGACTGAGTTCTACAGTAAAAACCGTTCAGCTTCTTATGATGAAGCTCAAAAATACTTACTTTCGATTTACCCAGATGAGTTTAAAAAATTAGGACCATCATCTTCTGAAGAAACAGTAGAAGTCAACATGAAGAAAAATGATATCGACCAATGGAAACTTGATTTGAACGATTACAAAACAAGCTCATTAGTTGAGAAATTCATCAAGAACTAA
- a CDS encoding cell wall hydrolase — translation MAVVRATSSDINLMARLLRAEAEGEGRRGMLLVGNVGINRLRANCSDFKGLRTIPQMIYQEHAFEAVTHGYFYQRARETEKTLARRNINGERFWPAKFSLWYFKPPGDCPATWYNQPFVARYKSHCFYQPTAETCENVYNTF, via the coding sequence ATGGCAGTGGTAAGAGCGACAAGCTCTGATATTAATTTAATGGCCAGACTGCTGAGAGCGGAGGCAGAAGGTGAAGGGAGGCGAGGGATGCTGCTCGTAGGAAACGTGGGCATCAATCGTTTGCGTGCCAACTGCTCTGACTTTAAAGGGCTGCGTACGATTCCACAAATGATTTATCAGGAGCATGCATTCGAAGCGGTCACGCATGGTTATTTTTATCAACGAGCACGAGAAACTGAAAAAACACTTGCGCGGAGAAATATTAACGGAGAACGTTTTTGGCCAGCAAAATTCAGCCTTTGGTATTTTAAACCGCCTGGTGATTGTCCGGCAACTTGGTACAATCAGCCGTTTGTGGCAAGGTATAAGTCGCATTGCTTTTATCAGCCAACCGCTGAAACGTGTGAAAATGTCTATAACACCTTTTAG